The Chitinophaga caeni genome segment TGGAACGGAAGTGGGGAAAGTTGACTTAAAATCGAAAAGATAAACCTCGTTCTGAATATTACCGAACCGCCTCAGCTATTGCATCGGGGCGGTTTTTTAGTTTGGTTTTGTTAAGGAAAATACCGGGATGCTTTCCCGGAACGTTCTTTGCCGGTTCCAGCTTCCATACCATTGCTGTTCGAAACTTGGCCTTTCAAGTTCTGGACTTGCTGATTTATTAAAATAAGCTAAAAACGCTGCTAGTTCAAGATTCCAAGCTCGGACCCCTATTGGGCGCATCGTTCTACTGATCGAAAATCGTGTTCGGCAGTGATTGAAATCTCACAAATGGAAGTTTATAGTTCAATAGTAAGTGCCTTTCCCTGTTCCATATAATTGTAATTGTCCTCAAATTGTACGCGGGTCCGAGCTTGGAAGCTCGAACCAGCAAGGAGGGAGATGTGGATGATTTGCTGCATTTCAGTGCTCCATATAATTGTAATTGTCCTCAAATTGTACGTGGGTCCGAGCTTGGAAGCTCGAACCAGCAAGGAGGGAGATGTGGATGATTTGCTGCATTTCCGTGCTCAATAAAATTGTAAACGTCCTCAAATTGTACGTGGGTCCGAGCTTGGAAGCTCGAACCAGCAAGGAGGGAGATGTGGATGATTTGCTGTATTTCCGTGCTCAATAAAATTGTAAACGCCCTCAAATTGTACCTGGGTCCGAGCTTGGAAGCTCGAACCAGCAAGGAGGGAGATGTGGATGATTTGCTGTATTTCCGTGCTCAATAAAATTGTAAACGCCCTCAAATTGTACCTGGGTCCGAGCTCGGAAGCTCGAACCAGCAAGGAGGGAGATGTGGATGATTTGCTGCCTTTCAGTGTTCCATATAATTGTAATTGTCCTCAAATTGTACGTGGGTCCGAGCTCGGAAGCTCGAACCAGCAAGGAGGGAGATGTGGAGGCAAAGTATTCAAAAAAAAAAAACGAACCCAGCGTTCGAAACAGTATACCACGGAGGATTAAAACTTATTTGCTAGGTTTGACGCTTTAAATTTTCTTCGGCTCAAGAACACTTAAACGGATCTTCGTCACCCGCAGCAGCTTTCTTATCATATGACCAACAAAAGTTCATCGCTTGGCTCGTGATGCTGATTAACCTGACCATTACTTTCATACCTTTCCTGCTGTCGGCAGCTTTTACGCTGGCGGTAGATTGCTCCCGGATATTTTTTAATGTATAACGTTCTGTTTTAAAAACATCTCCTTTACTTCTCAGGTACCGAACTTCGATTTCAACGTTATCCAATTGGTATTCAGTTTGATTTGAGATCGAGATTTTTAAGTCCTTGATGCCGCCTAAAAACCCCGTTTTATAATCGCCGTGATGAATCGTGATAAATTGATCCCAATTTTTCCGGAAATAAACCCTGCGATCTACGAAAGTAGGTTGCTGTTGTGTGAACTGTACTTCCTGCCGGTTGGCAATCTGTTGTGCAGTTTGGGCAGTTTGCTTGAGATTGGCTTGCAGGCTGCGGTTTTCATTCAATAAGCGCTCGTTAGCCGCTAATAGATTCTTTGCATGCCGACGTTCTTTATAAGCATCAACGGCAAATAATATCACAAAAAAAGCTAATATCCCTATAATAATCTTATTCCATGGCATATCATTCACATAGAAAAAATAATGCCAACAGGTGATGACATAAAAATGATGCCGATCAAACAAATAGTCTGACCGGCACCTGGTTGCTGAATTACGGAATATTTTTCATCAATTTTCTGAATACCGGTATTGAATTTTTTCGTCTCTCTCGAAATCGTATAAAGTCAGCCTTCTCAATGTGTAATAAGCCGTCCAAAAGTTATTTAACGCATCGATATAGCCGCGGCTAGACTGGTTCATCTCCTCTTGAGCAAGGTTTAAATCGGTGATGGATATTTTCCCGATCAGGTAACGTTCGCGGGTAATATTATAACGCAATTTCGCGATGGTATCAGCCTTGGCAGCGCCTTCTAATAGCTTTTGCTGGATATTGAACTGTTGTGTTTGCAAGAAAATCTCCTGTTCAAAATCACGTTCAGCCAACTCTATGTCAATTTCTGCCAAATCGCGGTTGGCTTTAGCTTGCTTGACACGATTACGGGCCCTACCCCAATCTACGATAGGAATGGCCACGCCAACGGAAAGGTTTTGCTGCGTATTTCCGCCGGTATAAGCATCTTTCAGAATATCGCTGGAATTGGAACGACCCAATTGGGCGGAAATATTTAATTCATAACCATTGTTTCCCCGGGCTTCCGCTACACTTTTAGCCGCTTCCAACCGCCTCCTTCTAAATGAAAGGACGGCTTGCCTGTTGTTAGATGCTTCAGCAAATGCCTTGGGTAAATCAACGGTAAAGTTGGGCGTATTCTCAGGTAAATTAACATGAATATTGGCATCCTTCGGCATATTCAAGAATAATACTAAATCTTGATATGCCATTTGTTGTTGTATCAACGCTTGCTCCAGGTTGGTTTTACTCTTTAATAAGTTCAGCTCGATTTGTAACAGGTCGTTCTCAGCGATCTTCCCCAATTCGAACCTACCTTTCGAAATCGTGTATAACGTATCCGTATTACGCACGTTATCCTGTAAAATCTCCACTTGTTTTTGTGCTGCTGCCGCTGCAAAAAAGTAACGTGTTGCATCCAGTGCTACCACCTCCAGATCCTCTATATACTTACGTTTGGATTCATCGTAAAGCAGGGGTTCTATCTGCCGATCCCAACGGTAAGAATTATACATCAAGGTAGGCTGGTAATAGTTAATGGAAAATGGCGTACTTAAATAATTCTGCATTTTAGTAGGGGAAAACTGGTCCGTTCTCTCCAGGTCAGACCGGAAAGAAAACACCCCACCCGTCCATGGTACAACCTGTCGCAATGACAAACCTAAGGCGGAAGAAGAGTAAGATCGGCGACGGTAGTCGATAGTACCATCGGGTTGGGTGATTGGAACAGTTTGCCCCATGAAACTACTATTGTTATCAAAGTTTAAAACAAGCTGTGGCTTTAATCCCGACTCGAACCAACGGTAACGGTATAAACTGTTTAAAGCGTTACTCCTGGCGCGGTTATACGATGGCGACTGCTCTTTAGCGGCATCGATTACACCGTTCAAGGTTAAAGTTTCCTGGGCGCTGACCAGCATCGGTGTTAATAATACCAGGCAGCATATAATTAGGCGAATGAATTTAAACATGGCGTAAACATTGAATTGGATCCTGGCTCGCAGCTTTCCGCGCCGGGGTAATCCCGAACACGATACCAACTGCCGAGGCCAATATAAAAGAAACAAAAATGGACAAGCCGGAGATGATCGTGTTGATCTCGGCCACCTTGTCAACCAGGTATGCGCCC includes the following:
- a CDS encoding TolC family protein, with the protein product MFKFIRLIICCLVLLTPMLVSAQETLTLNGVIDAAKEQSPSYNRARSNALNSLYRYRWFESGLKPQLVLNFDNNSSFMGQTVPITQPDGTIDYRRRSYSSSALGLSLRQVVPWTGGVFSFRSDLERTDQFSPTKMQNYLSTPFSINYYQPTLMYNSYRWDRQIEPLLYDESKRKYIEDLEVVALDATRYFFAAAAAQKQVEILQDNVRNTDTLYTISKGRFELGKIAENDLLQIELNLLKSKTNLEQALIQQQMAYQDLVLFLNMPKDANIHVNLPENTPNFTVDLPKAFAEASNNRQAVLSFRRRRLEAAKSVAEARGNNGYELNISAQLGRSNSSDILKDAYTGGNTQQNLSVGVAIPIVDWGRARNRVKQAKANRDLAEIDIELAERDFEQEIFLQTQQFNIQQKLLEGAAKADTIAKLRYNITRERYLIGKISITDLNLAQEEMNQSSRGYIDALNNFWTAYYTLRRLTLYDFERDEKIQYRYSEN